A stretch of DNA from Allomeiothermus silvanus DSM 9946:
TTCGCACGAACTGCGTAACCCCCTGGCCGCGCTCAAGGGATATCTGGAGGTGCTGGCCCGCCGCCCTGGTGAACTGCGGGCTATCGAGGGAGCATTACGTGAGGCACGGCGGATGGAGAGCCTGCTCGAGGGCTTGCTCACCTTGGCTCGGCTCGAGGGGCGGGGGCGGGTGGAGGGAACGCCCCAGGACTTGGCCGCTTTCCTAAAGGAGCGCTATGTCCCCGAACGCTTGTCTGAAGTGATCGGCGAGGCTCAGGTGCAGGCCGAACCTGCTTTGCTCACGCTGGCCGTGGAGAATCTGCTCAAGAATGCGCACAAGCACGGAGGGGGTAGGGTGCGCGCTCGCCTCGAGCGTGACGGCCCTGGTTTTTGGCTGTGGGTAGAAGATCAAGGGCCGGGGTTCGCGGCGGAGATCTTGCCCCGCGCCTTCGAACCCTTTATCAAATTCGGGGACGGCACCGGGTTGGGGCTAGCCATCGTAGCCGCGGTAGCTCGAGTTCACGGGGGGCGGGCGGCTGCCCAGAACCTCGCCGAGGGTGGAGCCAGGGTCGGAATTTGGCTGATAGGAGCCAAGGTGGAGGCGTCTTTTCGCGGCGATAGCCGGGAGGCGGACGGCTAAGAAGAGGAGAAGGCCAGCAAGAGACCGCCACTCTTGCTCCATTCCCACCTTCAGCCCCAGTTCAGCCAACGCCCCCGGACGCCTTAAGTCAACCCCGCTAGGTTAAAAGCCATGGGAGTGCGGGTTTGGGAAAGGGGGTCGAGGGCTCTGTATTCTTGAGTCGGAGCGGCTTAGGATGGATTTTGTGCGCAAGATCTATGGGGTTTTGCTCGTGGTGGGTGGGGTAGGGCTGGCCCACGGAACCCACTATCTTCCCGCTTCGGGACCGGGAGTAAAGGTTTTTCAACCGGCCAAGTCCCTACCTCTAATCGAGTTGCAGGACACCTTAGCCAAAGCCGTGAGTTTCCCGCCGAAGGGCACGGCCTGGGCTATCTACCTAGGTTACACCGCCTGTCCCGACGCTTGCCCCGTGACCCTCGAGCGGTTGCGTCAGGCCTATGCCCGCCTAGGTAGCCCCAAGACCGTGCGGTTAGGCTTCGTGAGCCTGGACCCGGCCAACGATACTCCCGCCGTGATGGGCCGCTACCTGCGCGGCTTCCTGCCGGTAGAGGGCTTTACCGGAAAACCCGAGGCCGTCGCTCGGCTGGCCGCGGCGCTCGAGGTGCGCTATAACCCTGGTCCTGGCGGAACCCGCCTTTACCACACCGATGCCATCGCCCTCCTGGACGAGAAAGGCGGGTTGGTGCGGATGATCTTCGGAGCCAGCCGCCTTTCAGCCGCCACTCTTGCTGAGGAACTCAAGCATCTGGTGAATCTGCCATGAAGCGCTTTCTTCTGCTTTCGCTTTGTGCCCTGCTGTTGTTCGCGGCTTTGCGGGGATCGGTTTCGGCCCAAGCTGGGGATTCCATCCCTACCTACTACGGCACGGTAGGGCCGATTCTGCAGACCCACTGCGTGGGCTGTCACAGCGAAGGGGGTATCGCCCCCTTTCCCCTCGACGACCCCCAGTGGGCGGTGCGAATGGCCCCTGCTATGGCGGCGGCAGTGCAGTCTGGGCGGATGCCGCCCTGGCCCCCGGGGGGCGATACCCCACCCCTACAGGGGGACCGCCGCCTCTCTGCCGAGACTATCCGAACCCTGGTCCGCTGGGCTGAGGCCGGAGCCCCGCTGGGAAGGCTGCGCTACTTGCCCCTGCCCTCCTCGGATACGGGCGCTGCTGCGCTGCCCTATCGCTTGCAACCCGCCCAAGCCTACACCCCGGATGCAAAGCTGAGCGACGACTACCGCTGCTTCCTGATCGACTCCGCTATGGGCAGCGACACCTTCGTGACCGGTTACCGTATCCGGCCCGGCCAGCCCCGGCTGGTACACCACGTGATCCTCTTCGTCATCGGGCGGGAACAGCTGGCCTTAGCCCAGTCCCGCGATGGGCGCGACGGCAGGCCGGGCTGGCCGTGTTTCGGCGGCCCGGGGCTCTCCGGGAATCCCGCCGACATCGGAGCCCCGCTGGGCTTTTGGGTTCCCGGTACCCAGGGCACCGATTTCCCCCCGGGCACCGGCTTCCTGATGCGATCAGGCTCGAGGATCGTCATGCAGGTGCACTACAACCTGGCGGCGGGCCCAGCGGCCCCCGACCAGACCCGCTTGGAACTGGCCACCGCCCCGGGTAGCGCCGGCCTAAAGCCGTTGCTGGGGAACGCCGTCATAGCCCCGGTGGAGATCCGCTGCCCACCGGGGGCCACCGGCGAACGCTGCACCCGCGAATACGCCCTGGCCCACACCGGGATGCGCTTTGTGGCCGAGGGTTCGCACCTTCTTTGCAACACCAGCCCGGCCCTTTACCAAGCCCGCGACATCGGGGACGGCTCGAGCCAGACTACCACCTGCGACCGCCCGGTGACGGGTGACCGGGTTCTCCTGGGGGTAACTGCTCATATGCACTTGCGGGGGGTCAGGGTCAAGCTCGAGCTGAACCCCGGCACCCCCCGTGCCCAGACCCTCCTCGAGATTCCCCGCTGGGATTTCCGCTGGCAGGGCCAGTACTGGTTCCAAGAGCCCATCCGCGCCAACCGGGGGGATACCGTGCGGATCACCTGTGTCTACGATAACTCCGGCCCCATCCCAGGCCCCGGCGGCGAGCCCCTCGAGCCCCGCTATATGGTCTGGGGGGAGGGTACTACCGACGAGATGTGTCTGGGCTTTTTGAGCTGGGTGAGACCCTAGAGGCAGAGCGTGCGCCGAGTTTTTGCCGTGCTGGTGGGTCTGGTCCTGGGGTCGGGGTGGGCCCAGGATTGGGGCGCCGAGTACCTGAGCCGCTGCCAGGAAGTGGCGGACAACCTGCGCTTCCAGTTTATGTACCTCGAGCGGGTCTCGGAAAACCGCTGGCTGGTGCGGGTAGTGCTGGGCCGGGCTGGTTTCGCCCTCACCCGCCTCACCCTGGATGCCCTGGCCGAGCCCGTACAGATAGGGCTGGAAGACTTAGCCCAAGCCCTCACCCGGCAGGACAGCCCCCCCGACCCGCAACTCCTGCGCCGGTTTACCAACCGGCTCCAGCGGCTCCAGCGCGAGCTGAACTTGGCCAATTATGTAGTGCTCGAGCCAAGGGGCTACCGCTGCTTCCTTACCTACCTGGGACGGGTGGTGGGGATTTTGCGCTTTACTCAGAATAATTTCCCCCGCCCCGAGCCCCGGTGGCGCGAGGCATACTTGCGGGCCGCGGTTCGCTACCCCGAGCCCGGGATGGCTCCGGATACGCGCTGAGCACCCCACCCACGACTTCCCAAAAATCAAGCGCCCTACGGAAGATCCCGGTAGAATGCCCTTGATGAAACTGCTGGTGGGGCCACCGGCTTCGGGGAAGACCACCCGGCTTCTCGAGCGTGCGCAAGAGACCCTGGCTCAGCGCAAGCGGGTCTGGTGGATTGGGCTACCCCACCAGCGGGCTTACGTCTACCGCCGGGCTACCGAGAGGGGTGGGGTGATAGGGCTCGAGGTGATGTCCTTCCAGCGGGCCTACTACCGCCTGCTCACCAGCAACTACGGCCTCAAACCGATCCTCACCGGGCCAGGCCGGGTCGCGCTGGTGGGAGAAGCCCTCCGCGAAAGCGATGGTTGCAGGCTACCCGGCCCCGGTGAAGCCCGGCTGTTCGCCCGGGCGGTAGCCGAGGCCAAGCGTTTTGGGGTTCGCCCCGAAGAGATCCCTACCTCTGACCTCGAGGCCCGGCGCTTCGTGCAGGTGTACCGGCGCTACGAGGAACTCAAAACCGCCTGGGGCCGCTGGGACTACGACGATTTCCGGCTCGAGGCGCTGCGCCTGGTAGATTCGGGGAAGTACGCGCTCGAGGACGGCTTGGAACTCCTGGTGGTAGATGGCTTCCGCGAGCTGACCCCGATCGAAGTTGGCTTTCTGAACGCCTTAGCTCGGAGAATCCAGGTCTGGGTGGCCTTACCCGAGGTTTGGGGGAATCTCGAGGCCAGCGAGACGCTGTCTGCGCGCGATCCCCAGGTGCGAACGTATCGCGCCCCCAACCCGGTGAGCGAAGCCAGATGGGTTTTGCGTTCGATCAAACGCGACCTGGCCGAAGGAATGAACCCCCTCGATCTCGCCGTGGTCGCTCCCGAGAACCGCCAAGCGGCGTTGCTCACCTTGGCCGACGAGTATGGCGTACCCCTGGTCGAACAGACCCCTAAGACCGCTGCCGATACCCCCGAGGGCCGCCTGCTGCTCTCTCTCCTCGAGTTGCCCGATTACCCCACCCCGAGCAAGCTCCTGGCTATTCCCGAACTCCTTCCGCTAGGGCGGGCGGCTTTGGAGCGTGGCCTGGCCGGGCGCGAGCCAATCGGGCGCTTGGCCGCCGAGCTGGGCCTGGCCGATTTCTGGCAAAGCTGGATGGATCGCTTGGAACCCGGCCCGGACACCCTGCGCTGGGCCAGGGGCCTCCTCGATAGCCTGCCGCAAATCCACGGAGCGCGGCGGGAACTATTGCTCGAGCGGGCTAAGGAAGCAGGGCGTATCGCCAGTGGCCCCAATTTCCGCCCCTGGTGGGCGGCCCTCATCGCCGAGACCTACGAGCCCGCCCGTCCCCCCGGCGGGGTAGCTCTGCTCACCCCCATCCTCGCGAGCGGAACCCGGTATAAGAGGCTCTACCTGACCTACGCCGTCGAGGGAGCTTACCGGGTGGGGGAGCGCGAGGATTACTTCATTCCCGAGGAAGACCGCATCGCCCTCGAGACCCTCCTTGGCCAGATCGGGCTGCCCCGACGTTTCCAGGGGCGGGATCGCTTGCTCTTGGCTGAGCTACGCGCTCGGGCCGAGGAGGTGATCATCACCTATCCCGAGGCCGACCAGGAGCGGCAGAATGTCCCCGAACCGGCCCTGGTGCAAGGCCGCGCCCCGCGTCTAGCCGCGGTCCCTCCGGGGAGTGCGCTCGAGGTGGGGGAGGGTATCCCTTACCGAGCCAGGCTCTCCCCCCTCACCCTGGGCAACGCCACGGTTGAAGAGCTTCGCTACTACGAAGACTGCCCCTTTCGCTTCTGGATCGAGCGCCGTCTGGGAATCCACGATCCCCCCCTGTGGTGGCGGAACCTGGTGCGCGAGCTGCGGCAACTCCAGCGGTTGAGCGAGGCGCGTTTCGAGACCCTCAAGACCCGCTTCGCGGAGGCGGCGGGCTGGCTCGAGCGTTTCCGGGAACGGCTGTTTTCCCTGACCTTCGGTCTTGCTCTGCCGACCCAGGGAGAACCTCAAGCCCGCATTGACGCCGCGCTCAACCGGGGCGGCGAGGTGAGCCTCTATACCTTCAGCGCACCGGGAACCGTGGAGCCCAAGGAGTTCTTGCGGGGCCGCTGGAGCGAGCTGTGGCTTGCCGGGTATCTGCTCGAGCGCAACCCCCGCCAGGTGAGATCGGTGCGGATTTTGGTGTGGCCGGTGCTGGGCGAACCGGTGGAGGCATACGAGGCCCCCATCACCCTGGAGAACAAGCCGGTCAAGCGGCAGATTGATTACCGCGCCATGAAGGTCCAGGAAGTCCTGGAGCGCTTTCGCAAGGGGGATGTGAACCCGAACCCGGGGTTTCGCTGTCGGGAGTGCGGAGTGCGCGACGTGTGCCGCGAGGGGAAGATCGGTTGAGCTACAATGATCATAGCGGCGGCAAGGCACCTGGAGATCATAGCGGCGGCAAGGCACCTGGACATCGCTGCTTTCCGAGCCTTTCTCCTCATCGCCTGCAATCAGGACTACACCGACGAACGACTGTGAAGATTCGCGTAGCCTCTGCCGGAACCGGTAAAACCGCCAGCCTGGTGCTGCGCTACTTGGCTTTGCTCGCCTCCGGCATCCCCCTGCGCCGCATCGCCGGGGTGACCTTCACCCGCAAGGCCGCTGACGAACTGCGGGTGCGGGTAGGGGAAGCGCTCGAGGACGTCCTCAGCACCGGCTGTCACCTGGATTTCGTCTGCGACCCGGTCTCCCGTCCGCGCTTCGAGGAGGCCCGGCGCGAGCTTTCCGGGGCTACCCTCACCACCATCCACGGCTTCATGATCGAGTGCCTGCGGCGTACCGCGCCCCTCTTGTCGCTCGACCCGGATTTTTCCCTGATAGGGGATTGGGAGGCGCGGGCCTTCTTTGAGGAGGAGTGGCGCTCGCTGCTATACCTTTCCTCGGACCCGGCCCACCCCCTGTTCGGTCAAGCCAAGCCCGAGATGGGCGATGCCCTTTTGCACCTCTTCGCCAAGCGCTCGTTGGCGCTTTCCTATACCCCCTCGCCCGGAGAGGAAAACGCTGTGCTGGTAAAGGTTTACCAGGCGGTCTTCGCCAACTACAGCAGGCGGCTGGGTTCAAGCCTCCTTTCCCCCTCCGAGGTGGAGCGCCGGGCGCTCGAGCTCACCGCTAACCCCCTAGCACTCGGGCGGCTTTTGGATCGGTACCGGGCGGTGCTGGTGGACGAATTTCAGGACGTGAACCCTGTGCAGGGCGAGTTCTTTCGGGCTTTGGAGTCTGCCGGTCTGCCCATTGAAGCGGTGGGTGACCCCAAGCAGAGCATCTATGCTTTTCGCGATGCCGATGTGGAGGTGTTTCGCCGGGCCTTGGCCGAAGGGGAGGTGCTGCCCCCGCTTGCCACTACCTATCGGCACAGCCGGATCCTGGTGCGCTTCCTCAACCGGCTCACCGAGAAGCTCGCGGCTTTGGGGCTGGGATTTGGCCCGGAGGAAGCCCCGCCCGTCGAGGGAGTCCGCGAGGTGCAAGGACGGCTCGAGGTTCACTGGGTGGAAGGGGAAGTGACTCTCGACGAACTCCGCACCTTCGAGGCCCAGATCTTGGCCGAGCGGCTGCGTGCCCTGTCCGAGCGGGTAGACCCCTCGGAGATGGCGGTGTTGGTGCGCTCGAGAAACAGCTTTGCCTTTCTCGAGGAAGCCTTTGGGCGCCTGGGCTTGCCCTATGTGCTCCTACAAGGGCGTGGGTACTACGAAAGGCTGGAGGTACGCGACCTCTACCACGCCCTCAGGGTAGCGCTCGACCCGCGCGGGCTCTCCCTGGCGGCTTGGTTGCGCAGCCCCTTTGGCGGGCTGGGGCTCTCTGAAGTCGAACAGATCCTGCGTTCCGACGACCCTTTGGCCCTATTGCAAGCCGAGTTCCCCGAGGTCTACGCGCGGCTGCGGTTGATCCAGCAGACGGTGTCGCAGTCGAAGCCGCTGGAGGCCCTCAAGTTTCTGGTACGTGCCCCGATCATCGGGGGCCGGGCTTACCTCGACCACCTGCAGGCCCGCTCCCGCGAGAACGTGGACGCGCTGTTGTTTCAGGTGGCTGCGCGACCTCCCAGCGGCCTCGAGGTGCTCTTAGAGCGCCTGCAACTCCTCTCCCACCAGGCCGAGGCCGGGGACGTGCCGCAGTCGGGGGAGGGGGTGCAACTGCTAACCGTCCACGCCGCGAAGGGGCTCGAGTGGCCGGTGGTGGCGGTCTTCGACCTAGGGCGGCGGAACCCTCACCTCTCCCAGCCAGCCTATCTGGGACCGGACGGCACCGTGGCGTTGCCCGAGACCCCCTTTTTCGACGAACTGCGGGCGCAGGCCAAGGCCCGGGAGGAGGCCGAGAGCTACCGGCTGCTCTACGTGGCGGCCTCCCGTGCCAAGGATGTGCTGCTCCTTACCGGATCGGTCAAAGCAGGTAACCCCGAGGGCTGGGCCGAGGTGCTGGCAAAGGTCGGCTTTGGCCCTGAGGCCCGTTTTTTCGACCGCTCAGACTACGTGCAACGAAGCTGGAACTACCGCCCGCTTCCACCCTCCGGGCCGCCTGCTCCCAGGCCCGCCCCGGTGGCTCCTCCTTGGCTCGAGCGGGTCTTCGAGCCCCTCCCCCTACCCCCGCTCTTTTCTCCGTCGGCCTTGAAGCGCCAGGCGGATTTGCGCGGCGAACATGAACCGCTTCCGCTACCCGACCTGGAGGAAGGCGAGGAGGTGCCGGGGCGCTCGAGAGCGCTGGGCACGGTGGTCCACACCGCGATCGCCCAGGGTTGGGATCCTGATTACCCGGCCCACCTGGCAACGCTCGAGGCCCAGGAGGT
This window harbors:
- a CDS encoding SCO family protein, which encodes MRKIYGVLLVVGGVGLAHGTHYLPASGPGVKVFQPAKSLPLIELQDTLAKAVSFPPKGTAWAIYLGYTACPDACPVTLERLRQAYARLGSPKTVRLGFVSLDPANDTPAVMGRYLRGFLPVEGFTGKPEAVARLAAALEVRYNPGPGGTRLYHTDAIALLDEKGGLVRMIFGASRLSAATLAEELKHLVNLP
- a CDS encoding monooxygenase; amino-acid sequence: MKRFLLLSLCALLLFAALRGSVSAQAGDSIPTYYGTVGPILQTHCVGCHSEGGIAPFPLDDPQWAVRMAPAMAAAVQSGRMPPWPPGGDTPPLQGDRRLSAETIRTLVRWAEAGAPLGRLRYLPLPSSDTGAAALPYRLQPAQAYTPDAKLSDDYRCFLIDSAMGSDTFVTGYRIRPGQPRLVHHVILFVIGREQLALAQSRDGRDGRPGWPCFGGPGLSGNPADIGAPLGFWVPGTQGTDFPPGTGFLMRSGSRIVMQVHYNLAAGPAAPDQTRLELATAPGSAGLKPLLGNAVIAPVEIRCPPGATGERCTREYALAHTGMRFVAEGSHLLCNTSPALYQARDIGDGSSQTTTCDRPVTGDRVLLGVTAHMHLRGVRVKLELNPGTPRAQTLLEIPRWDFRWQGQYWFQEPIRANRGDTVRITCVYDNSGPIPGPGGEPLEPRYMVWGEGTTDEMCLGFLSWVRP
- a CDS encoding UvrD-helicase domain-containing protein, with amino-acid sequence MKIRVASAGTGKTASLVLRYLALLASGIPLRRIAGVTFTRKAADELRVRVGEALEDVLSTGCHLDFVCDPVSRPRFEEARRELSGATLTTIHGFMIECLRRTAPLLSLDPDFSLIGDWEARAFFEEEWRSLLYLSSDPAHPLFGQAKPEMGDALLHLFAKRSLALSYTPSPGEENAVLVKVYQAVFANYSRRLGSSLLSPSEVERRALELTANPLALGRLLDRYRAVLVDEFQDVNPVQGEFFRALESAGLPIEAVGDPKQSIYAFRDADVEVFRRALAEGEVLPPLATTYRHSRILVRFLNRLTEKLAALGLGFGPEEAPPVEGVREVQGRLEVHWVEGEVTLDELRTFEAQILAERLRALSERVDPSEMAVLVRSRNSFAFLEEAFGRLGLPYVLLQGRGYYERLEVRDLYHALRVALDPRGLSLAAWLRSPFGGLGLSEVEQILRSDDPLALLQAEFPEVYARLRLIQQTVSQSKPLEALKFLVRAPIIGGRAYLDHLQARSRENVDALLFQVAARPPSGLEVLLERLQLLSHQAEAGDVPQSGEGVQLLTVHAAKGLEWPVVAVFDLGRRNPHLSQPAYLGPDGTVALPETPFFDELRAQAKAREEAESYRLLYVAASRAKDVLLLTGSVKAGNPEGWAEVLAKVGFGPEARFFDRSDYVQRSWNYRPLPPSGPPAPRPAPVAPPWLERVFEPLPLPPLFSPSALKRQADLRGEHEPLPLPDLEEGEEVPGRSRALGTVVHTAIAQGWDPDYPAHLATLEAQEVMFPFDPAERESILAEARELLRVYQALLGKELPWPRDEDYPELPLALPGGSTVWQGVMDRLYRVGEEWYLEDYKTDHEVLPERYYFQLALYRQAVREVWRVDPRVRLVFLRCAQVVELEPGVLERALLQNIPG